The following are from one region of the Coccinella septempunctata chromosome 7, icCocSept1.1, whole genome shotgun sequence genome:
- the LOC123317555 gene encoding uncharacterized protein LOC123317555 isoform X1 encodes MEFLENKGEDRMLKYTMSAIERTFSFQPQLTDQFKIKLLNQYNELTELPVKEWMIVGKTVLYLQGLIQTLDEIEIWIVGPHRLVMREWFHENSERWHSDDDDSQDEYSDDSQDYDDDSEETFIPISYSISIDEIFITVKVMCYSTLFDNQRTDGFKLYLSIFERLSRNCSCHIERKALIIKESMLIDIYFSKCHTYKNDDDKTYKDLIVYNPPPLKYLALIKFLLSIYPRFHYLYWKLEVPDLMSESFHDFSDNDGDDDVNYF; translated from the exons ATGGAG TTTTTAGAAAATAAGGGTGAGGATAGAATGCTGAAGTATACTATGTCAGCTATAGAGAGGACATTTTCCTTCCAACCTCAATTAACCGACcagttcaaaataaaattattgaatcaaTACAACGAATTGACTGAACTTCCGGTCAAAGAATGGATGATCGTTGGGAAAACTGTATTATATTTACAAGGGTTAATTCAGACATTAGATGAAATTGAAATATGGATAGTGGGACCTCATCGTCTGGTAATGAGAGAATGGTTCCATGAAAACTCTGAGAGGTGGCattctgatgatgatgatagtCAGGATGAATATTCTGATGATAGCCAGGATTATGATGATGACTCTGAGGAAACGTTTATACCAATATCATACAGTATTTCCATAGACGAAATCTTTATTACAGTAAAAGTCATGTGTTATTCTACATTGTTTGATAATCAGAGAACGGATGGATTCAAGTTATATTTGAGTATATTTGAACGCTTGAGTCGTAATTGTTCATGTCATATAGAGAGGAAAGCGTTAATAATAAAAGAATCTATGTTAATCGATATTTACTTCAGCAAATGTCATACTTATAAAAACGATGATGACAAAACTTATAAAGATTTAATAGTGTATAATCCACCACCCTTGAAATATTTAGCATTAATTAAATTTCTGTTATCAATATATCCACGCTTTCACTACTTGTACTGGAAACTAGAGGTTCCTGACCTTATGTCTGAAAGCTTTCATGATTTTTCTGATAATGATGGTGATGACGACGTGAATTATTTCtga
- the LOC123317555 gene encoding uncharacterized protein LOC123317555 isoform X2: MLKYTMSAIERTFSFQPQLTDQFKIKLLNQYNELTELPVKEWMIVGKTVLYLQGLIQTLDEIEIWIVGPHRLVMREWFHENSERWHSDDDDSQDEYSDDSQDYDDDSEETFIPISYSISIDEIFITVKVMCYSTLFDNQRTDGFKLYLSIFERLSRNCSCHIERKALIIKESMLIDIYFSKCHTYKNDDDKTYKDLIVYNPPPLKYLALIKFLLSIYPRFHYLYWKLEVPDLMSESFHDFSDNDGDDDVNYF, encoded by the coding sequence ATGCTGAAGTATACTATGTCAGCTATAGAGAGGACATTTTCCTTCCAACCTCAATTAACCGACcagttcaaaataaaattattgaatcaaTACAACGAATTGACTGAACTTCCGGTCAAAGAATGGATGATCGTTGGGAAAACTGTATTATATTTACAAGGGTTAATTCAGACATTAGATGAAATTGAAATATGGATAGTGGGACCTCATCGTCTGGTAATGAGAGAATGGTTCCATGAAAACTCTGAGAGGTGGCattctgatgatgatgatagtCAGGATGAATATTCTGATGATAGCCAGGATTATGATGATGACTCTGAGGAAACGTTTATACCAATATCATACAGTATTTCCATAGACGAAATCTTTATTACAGTAAAAGTCATGTGTTATTCTACATTGTTTGATAATCAGAGAACGGATGGATTCAAGTTATATTTGAGTATATTTGAACGCTTGAGTCGTAATTGTTCATGTCATATAGAGAGGAAAGCGTTAATAATAAAAGAATCTATGTTAATCGATATTTACTTCAGCAAATGTCATACTTATAAAAACGATGATGACAAAACTTATAAAGATTTAATAGTGTATAATCCACCACCCTTGAAATATTTAGCATTAATTAAATTTCTGTTATCAATATATCCACGCTTTCACTACTTGTACTGGAAACTAGAGGTTCCTGACCTTATGTCTGAAAGCTTTCATGATTTTTCTGATAATGATGGTGATGACGACGTGAATTATTTCtga
- the LOC123317824 gene encoding uncharacterized protein LOC123317824 codes for MLSNHVFNLYQPVNTDESIVKIESRTYLPFVKSFNHSDVIEITINRTDCWLLMHDAAIIIKGKVQKTKGNGDVKLVQNAGAFLFDSIIYELCGMEIENVRDPGIISTMRGYLIYEEDDSKLLETGGWNYPKTPTVNTDGSFIFRIPVYHLFNFFKDYQMAMCGKQTFRFFRAQNDHNAIKITSSDPKDHTEAKITIDSMELKVKHIYPNDIIKMDLLNAIRSNKPILMPFRKWEIHELPSLPHGGNKEIWAVKTSTEIECPRFIICGFQTDKKNKSSEDITEFNHINITDIRALLNSDIIPQENLRLNFDKNEYAEAFQNYTQFAQSYGIFKKSPLLTFSEFKEKPVFVLDCSRRDQTFKATTIDVKLEIESSKGFPNNTRVLCIIVHDCIIEFKPLTEEIKKITNF; via the coding sequence ATGTTGTCCAATCACGTTTTCAACCTCTATCAACCCGTAAACACCGATGAATCTATAGTAAAAATCGAAAGTCGAACCTATTTGCCATTCGTTAAATCCTTCAATCATTCCGATGTCATTGAAATCACGATAAATCGAACAGACTGTTGGCTTTTGATGCATGATGCTGCTATCATTATCAAAGGAAAAGTACAGAAAACAAAAGGCAATGGAGATGTTAAACTAGTTCAAAATGCTGGAGCATTTCTCTTCGATTCAATTATTTATGAACTCTGCGGTATGGAGATAGAGAATGTTCGAGATCCAGGTATTATATCAACAATGCGAGGATACCTAATTTATGAGGAGGATGATTCAAAACTACTCGAAACGGGAGGATGGAACTACCCGAAAACACCAACTGTGAACACAGATGGAAGTTTTATATTCAGAATACCAGTCTACcatttattcaactttttcaaaGATTACCAAATGGCTATGTGTGGTAAGCAAACGTTCCGATTCTTCAGAGCACAAAATGATCATAATGCGATAAAAATAACATCGTCGGATCCTAAGGATCATACAGAAGCAAAAATCACCATTGATAGTATGGAATTGAAGGTGAAACATATTTATCCGAATGATATTATCAAGATGGATTTATTGAATGCTATAAGGTCTAATAAACCTATATTAATGCCATTCAGGAAGTGGGAGATTCATGAATTACCATCATTACCACATGGGGGTAATAAGGAGATTTGGGCTGTTAAAACATCTACAGAAATCGAGTGTCCAAGATTCATAATTTGTGGGTTTCAAACtgataagaaaaataaaagttctgAGGACATAACTGAATTCAATCATATAAATATAACAGATATTCGAGCATTATTGAATTCGGACATCATTCCGCAAGAAAATTTACGTTTGAATTTCGATAAGAATGAATATGCTGAAGCTTTTCAGAATTACACTCAATTTGCTCAGAGTTATGGAATTTTCAAGAAATCCCCACTCCTGACCTTCAGCGAATTCAAAGAAAAGCCTGTTTTTGTACTGGACTGTTCCAGAAGAGATCAGACGTTCAAAGCTACAACAATTGATGTGAAACTAGAAATAGAGTCCTCGAAGGGATTTCCAAATAATACAAGAGTTTTATGTATTATAGTACATGACTGCATTATAGAATTTAAACCTCTAacagaagaaattaaaaaaattactaaTTTCTAA
- the LOC123317880 gene encoding uncharacterized protein LOC123317880 has product MLSFGGGGLVNSIINKLPFELHLPGYHYCGPGTRLSERLARNDPGINKLDEACKEHDIAYSKHTELSDRHIADKILEDKAWERVKSKDGTFKEKSAALLVTGAMKMKRKMGMGLRNRQKSFRSFVLKPTHKILKKSGGDDLRKSTLIALKTARTAIKKAGGKKNIKIPRIIPFESKSGGILPLIPIFAGLSALGTMLGGASAVAKTVIDANNAKKKLEEDQRHNKAMESIGHGLFIRKSKRGFGLYIRKQSKN; this is encoded by the coding sequence atgtTATCATTCGGAGGTGGAGGTTTAgtgaattcaataattaataaattacCTTTCGAGTTACATTTGCCTGGATATCATTATTGTGGCCCTGGAACAAGACTTTCAGAACGTCTTGCTAGAAACGATCCGGGTATAAATAAACTTGATGAAGCTTGTAAGGAACACGATATAGCTTATTCCAAACATACGGAATTGTCTGATAGACATATTGCTGATAAAATATTAGAAGACAAAGCTTGGGAACGAGTGAAGTCCAAAGACGGCACATTTAAGGAGAAAAGTGCTGCCTTGCTAGTCACCGGAGCAATGAAAATGAAACGAAAGATGGGTATGGGTCTTCGGAATAGACAAAAATCTTTCAGAAGTTTTGTCTTGAAACCAACTCATAAAATTTTAAAGAAATCAGGGGGCGATGatttgagaaaatcaacgttgatCGCCCTCAAAACAGCTCGAACTGCAATTAAGAAAGCAggtggaaagaaaaatattaaaattcccCGAATCATACCATTCGAATCAAAATCCGGTGGAATTCTACCACTCATACCCATATTCGCAGGACTGTCAGCATTAGGAACCATGTTAGGTGGAGCTAGCGCTGTTGCCAAAACGGTAATTGATGCTAATAATGCtaagaaaaaactggaagaagaTCAGCGACACAACAAAGCGATGGAGTCCATAGGACATGGACTTTTCATAAGAAAATCCAAACGTGGATTTGGTTTATATATTAGAAAACAGTCAAAAAACTAG